One Periophthalmus magnuspinnatus isolate fPerMag1 chromosome 15, fPerMag1.2.pri, whole genome shotgun sequence genomic window carries:
- the LOC129456844 gene encoding uncharacterized protein LOC129456844, with protein MDTITYTSKQTCTYILRNIYTRPLMQTRILPTAPAMPFSATSAMPIYVVPIMPPSCHSCHSPLCCPRYAPFCCSCSDPPAAPAMPLPATPPMPTSYAPAMLLPATPPMPTSYAPAMPLPATPPMPTSYASAMPLPATPPMPTSDAPAMLLPATPPLPTSDAPAVPTSTAFAGKLRTRRRFRHVPYAQARSAAPAIPAVPTSAAPALPTSTASACKLYTRPKFRIVPYAEARAAAPDMYLPDLPDTPTSTVNPLNPYDWYAPACSVYVALR; from the coding sequence atgGACACAATCACATACACATCTAAACAAACATGCACATACATACTCAGAAACATATACACTCGCCCACTCATGCAAACACGCATACTCCctactgctcctgctatgccctTCTCTGCTACTTCTGCTATGCCCATCTATGTTGTTCCTATTATGCCCCCCTCCTGCCACTCCTGCCATAGCCCTCTCTGCTGCCCGCGCTATGCACctttctgctgctcctgctctgacccccctgctgctcctgctatgcccctccctgctactcctcctatgcccacctcttatgctcctgctatgctcctccctgctactcctcctatgcccacctcttatgctcctgctatgcccctccctgctactcctcctatgcccacctcttatgcttctgctatgcccctccctgctactcctcctatgcccactTCTGATGCtcctgctatgctcctccctgctactcctccttTGCCCACCTCTGATGCTCCTGCTGTGCCCACCTCTACCGCTTTTGCTGGTAAGCTCCGCACTCGTCGTAGGTTTCGCCATGTTCCTTACGCTCAGGCACGCTCTGCTGCCCCTGCTATTCCTGCtgtgcccacctctgctgctcctgctctgcccaCCTCTACTGCTTCTGCTTGCAAGCTCTACACTCGTCCTAAGTTTCGCATTGTTCCTTATGCTGAGGCACGTGCTGCTGCTCCTGATATGTACCTCCCTGATCTTCCTGATACGCCCACTTCTACTGTTAATCCTCTGAACCCCTATGATTGGTATGCCCCTGCCTGCTCTGTATACGTGGCACTCCGCTGA